The sequence ACTGTCTACCAACTGACGAAGTAACACTGGCTCAGAAATTGAAAGAAGTGGGATATTCTACACGTATTGTTGGTAAATGGCACTTAGGATATCACACAGAAGCATGTCTTCCAACTCATCGAGGTTTTGACTCCTTCTTTGGTATGTAGTTTAAATTTGTAGTTAATTTTCAGACATTATAGGGTGAATTCATTGGCGGGTGTTGGGTCTATACTATAATTATACCAAATGCGCTGCCAAAATCTAccattttgtgttattttgaaatcatttaaGTGCTTGATATGAGACCAGTTACtaacattacaatacattgaTTAAAAGAGTCAAGACTTTTGGCACAGTCCGTTTCAAACCcgttcagtggctctgtttgatgcaaccacgaaggaaccaataagaaactatgTTCTACACTAAGGGAAcaagatcgcaatttcttgctacattttgtcaaaatgaaataaaccattttttgtgaacatactgcaactagaagCAGACACACggacgccaatgttttgacctctgtatttgatgtctacatggtggcAAGTTGGTTCATTTCAttacacaaaatgtcacaagaaactgtactcattcactcttgctatcttaaagtgtagtatgtgcagtttcttattggtttctgcatggttgaaTCATGACAATCATATCCGCTGAtcactaacatgaaacgggctgTAAAATGTCTAGATGAAAAAATGAGTTCCACATTATCACATTCATAAAGAGCTGAAAGGCATATCTTTATAGACAAAAGCAATACTTTGAATTGCCAATTAACAACTATTGCTTATTCAtttcacaatttctttttaatttgctacaattttataattttcatgAGAAGATCACTCCCTTGAGTGTAAAATGCGCACAATACAATAACTTGAACTCCACGATGTTCTGGCCCGGTATAGTATTATCCAGTGTGTAACCATGTGACTGGTTTGTTTGACGATCTAATTATATATGCAGGATATCTTAATGGTATGGAAGATTACTATACCCACATTCGAGAGAATGGTTATGATTTACGAAGAAATGAGAGAGAAGTAGCCTTGAATTTCACAGGCCAGTATTCGACGATGGTATTCATTAAAGAGGCACAAAGGATTATAAAACAACACAATCCAGAGAAGGTTTGATGTTATCATTTATGttccttgtttttgtttgtgttgctCTTCTCTTTGATGTTATACTAAttcttattttgttgttgttgcagtacatgtgtttcatatattttcgtattgttttataatattttgttttcgttTAGAATTAAAAAACTACCACCTGGATTTGTGCACCTTCGTATCCTTATTGGTCAATGACAAATATGCGAATAGCTATAATTCATGGTTCGAAATCACAGTAGGGATTTTAATTCTAATTTGTTATGTTGTGTAATTGTGTGTATGTTAAgactgtacaatgtaaactgACTTGCAAAAACAGACCTTAGTGCTGAATAATGGTTTATAAGATAACCAACATAGAAcgaattaaaaatatttctatacTGTGACTggaacacacaaaaaataaacctTGCAATTGTGTGATCACACTGTGGAAACAAAAACAAGTTATAAGACACACCAAATGCATGGCTGTAATTGTTGATTTTGAACCTGAAAGTGTAGGAACGTTTTAAAGCTGCAATAGTTGTAATTGGGGTATTATTGGTTTTTTCGATccgacaaccaacaatatatcaaaacattggtgcgCTTATTTCTTTTTTGCAGTTTGGTTGATTTTCACTTTCACATGTGTTAAATTACTGTTTATGTTTTCGTCTGGTAGCCTCTCTTTCTATACCTACCGTTACAATCAGTCCACGGGCCATTACAAGTTCCTAGTCAGTATATAGAGGAATATAAAGATATCATTAAAGATGTAGATCGTCGAACGATTGCTGGCATGGTAACGTGTATGGATGAAGCCGTCGGCAATGTCTCCGAAACTTTACGGAATTCTCCGATGTGGAACAACACCATTATCATATTCTCAACTGGTAAGAAATACAAATGATGTACAACAATACACACAGTTTTACAAGACACATtgacgcacacacgcacgcacgcacagagacatacagacaggcatgcatgcatgcatacatacacacacacactctcaaatacatatatgtctatatgtctatatatacacacatgtgtatatatatgtatatatatattgatatataaattatatatatatatatatatatatatatatatatatatatatatatatatatatacactgtatatagaCTTAATCCAAGGAATAAGGCTGTTATGTGTTCTTACTTGGAGTTTCTGTAATTGTTAGCCACTACAGTTGAAATGTGGCTATCTTCATGTTAAACACCGTATCcaataagtgaaacaccaaaaaCAATCCTTTGTGCTGTAAATATGTGTAAGACGTCATTACATACAGCAGTTGACCATTGAAAATAACTCTTCCTCATCATGCAGACAACGGTGGACTTATAGATGCCGGTGGAAATAATTGGCCACTTCGAGGCTGGAAGAAGTCATTATGGGAAGGTGGGATGCGTGCTGTTGGATTTGTACACAGTCCCCTCCTGGAGGAAAATGTCAGGGGCACTGTAAATAATGAATTGATCCATGTCAGTGATTGGTTTCCAACATTGGTTACTTTATCTGGTGGCGCTTTGAATGGTACAAAACCGTTGGATAGCTACAACCAGTGGCAAACTATAAGGTGGgacttactttaaaaaaaaataattttacactttttgtccAGGGATGAAATGAAACTTGTATGGAAACAAACGTGTTTTTACAATCTGTCAATCACAACTTTTATCTAAGTCTTGTGTCTCACAGATTGAAAATACAAGATACCCATTTTGCACCCACCATACTCAATGGAaagggcggggggggggggctttttgGAAGATAGATTGCTATCCAGGCTTATATTCGTACAAAGGAACGCATATCGCATGTGTATGTAAATTCTTTGATGTAACATGTTGGTTTGTGTACGTTTTATCCATTGGTTACAGCAAGGGTAAAATGTCTCCAAGAAAAGAATTACTCCACAATATTGATCCCTTGGCGCCTTTACCAatcaatgatgatgatgatgatgcgtTTGGTAACTTCTccaatgatgtcatatttaaCACATCTATTCGCGCTGCTTTAAGGGTAGGAGACTGGAAACTATTGACGGGATATCCAGGTATGCTATAATATTAGGATGAAGGGCAAAACTATTGGCAATGTCTTCTGATAAGGTACACGTAAGGGCCGGGATGTTTTATCCCCCACCCGCCACCCCACCCCATTTTCAGACACACCGTTTAGCGTATATAATGGGGAAAGCCATTTTAGGAAAGGATGTATTTTCTTAAACTATGAGTTACGTTGTGGAGAGTCATTTGATGCTTTTTCATCACATATATTTTGCGCCAATGCTAAGAAACACCACAGTTAAAATTTCACCGCACTCACACTGGTTCAACTTTGTCGCATAGGATTTATATGTATTAGATGCACATTGAAtgttcatgactcctaagtgcttattactttTAGATAGGTATGGATTTgttgtttcttggcaatcgcgCAAAGTTTATGTgaatgatgtgaaatcatgaatgactctccagaatcaaAAGTTATGAAATTCATGTATTTTCTAGAGTATAGGTCAAAACCTTCAAATCGCTGGGCTCATGATCTTGATTACGGAGTAGAGAGGACACTGTAAATAACAAGTAAATTCTTATATCAAATCCTGGGCTAAAATAACAATTTGGGGGATTTGAGTAAGTGTGATGTTTTGGAAGATATTTATGGAAAACTGGCATGTAGATTTTTAAAACGTTTCCATATACACCATGCCACGGAACAACGATGTTGATATAACAGTC comes from Glandiceps talaboti chromosome 11, keGlaTala1.1, whole genome shotgun sequence and encodes:
- the LOC144442359 gene encoding arylsulfatase B-like, which produces MLLLLLTISTNLSQSESPPHILFILADDYGWHDVGYHDSILKTPNLDKLAAEGVKLENYYVQPICTPTRSQLMTGRYQIHTGLQHGVILPGQPNCLPTDEVTLAQKLKEVGYSTRIVGKWHLGYHTEACLPTHRGFDSFFGYLNGMEDYYTHIRENGYDLRRNEREVALNFTGQYSTMVFIKEAQRIIKQHNPEKPLFLYLPLQSVHGPLQVPSQYIEEYKDIIKDVDRRTIAGMVTCMDEAVGNVSETLRNSPMWNNTIIIFSTDNGGLIDAGGNNWPLRGWKKSLWEGGMRAVGFVHSPLLEENVRGTVNNELIHVSDWFPTLVTLSGGALNGTKPLDSYNQWQTISKGKMSPRKELLHNIDPLAPLPINDDDDDAFGNFSNDVIFNTSIRAALRVGDWKLLTGYPGNGSWIPPPESGKVAIHPNEKRGKKVWLFNIKKDPDEKTDLSETEVAKVNELLKKLRGYQKTAVPARYPPFDPRSDPKFHGGAWGPWE